Proteins encoded in a region of the Ziziphus jujuba cultivar Dongzao chromosome 3, ASM3175591v1 genome:
- the LOC125423369 gene encoding probable F-box protein At1g44080, with amino-acid sequence MALSLTSPDWAHLQADILGIILDKLVALSDYVRFGAVCKPWNSIASDHKHKQKRMSLTNQQLPWQLVITLDENGKEKLTLYDFSTSKFSNIKLRIPIPEKFNRMERCQGSSHGWLIFSENLISLMILNPLSGAVLCLPPVCKKAFSGRFQLQAAVDWLSLFDDVVFSKDPSSGSFEVMAINMDHNVVAHLKFGDQVWTYSKTVNDGYFKSVAFYKGSILAACNGGIVSLEKINGGDTSDENRHQSSLDIKICGELNPKLKKIYGSKGGFCLVESTKGDLLMVCQIDDSRHAFKIVELNGRFKHVPIANLDGHSLFVGKNHSILVLASKYPGCRPNSIYFSTAPTEPWRLRHENNLKYEFKIQEFNLEDGSIRYYSTVETRTSFQNILAVAGPVPWIVPSMKF; translated from the coding sequence ATGGCACTATCTTTAACCTCACCAGATTGGGCACATCTTCAAGCAGATATTTTGGGCATAATCTTAGACAAATTGGTCGCTCTTTCTGATTATGTAAGGTTCGGTGCTGTGTGCAAACCATGGAATTCCATAGCTTCAGATCACAAACACAAGCAGAAGCGTATGAGTTTAACCAACCAACAACTTCCGTGGCAGCTGGTCATCACTTTGGACGAAAATGGCAAAGAGAAGCTGACTTTGTACGACTTTTCCACCTCCAAATTTTCGAACATCAAGCTTCGCATCCCTATCCCTGAGAAGTTCAACCGCATGGAAAGGTGTCAAGGTTCTTCTCACGGTTGGTTAATTTTCTCggaaaatttaatttcattaatgaTTTTGAACCCTTTGTCCGGTGCCGTTTTGTGTCTACCACCGGTTTGTAAAAAGGCATTTAGTGGCAGATTCCAGTTACAAGCTGCAGTTGATTGGCTTTCTCTGTTTGATGATGTTGTATTCTCAAAAGACCCATCTTCGGGATCTTTTGAGGTTATGGCTATTAATATGGATCACAATGTGGTAGCCCATCTGAAATTTGGTGATCAAGTTTGGACCTACTCAAAGACAGTCAATGATGGTTATTTTAAGAGTGTTGCATTCTATAAAGGTAGCATACTTGCAGCCTGCAATGGTGGTATTGTATCTCTTGAAAAAATCAATGGTGGTGATACTAGTGATGAAAATAGACATCAGTCTTCTCTGGATATCAAGATTTGTGGGGAACTCAATCCCAAGTtgaagaaaatttatggttcaAAGGGTGGTTTCTGTCTTGTTGAAAGCACCAAAGGTGATCTGCTAATGGTGTGCCAGATTGATGATTCTCGTCATGCATTCAAAATTGTGGAGTTGAATGGCCGATTCAAGCACGTCCCTATTGCCAACTTGGATGGCCATTCCTTATTTGTGGGGAAAAACCATTCCATATTGGTTTTAGCCTCGAAGTATCCGGGATGTAGGCCAAATTCAATCTACTTTTCGACTGCACCTACGGAGCCATGGCGTCTACGGCATGAGAATAatctaaaatatgaatttaaaattcaagaattcAACTTGGAGGATGGCAGTATAAGATACTATTCAACTGTTGAAACAAGGACTTCATTTCAAAATATACTTGCTGTAGCTGGTCCGGTGCCTTGGATCGTGCCTTCAATGAAGTTCTGA